AACAAGGTGTAGCATGATCTGCGGTTATGCATAGTTTAACTTTGTTTAATAAATCTTGATTGCATAAAAGTTTTAGCATTTTATCAATATTTTCTATTGCCTTAATTTTGCCTTTATAATCTCCCCTATGTCCATAAGTATCTGGGCCTTTGATTTGAACATAAATTGATTTTTTAGAATTTATTACCTCTTTAATTTTATTTTTAGTTTTTTTAATCACTTTCATTTTAAATAACTTTGCAAGTCCTATTTCAACAGGCATCTCTCCAATCATATTCCAATCTAATTTTTTTGTTTTAGTCTTTCTTATCTTTCCTGCCCCTCTTAACAATAATGTCTTTCCATTTATAATTTCAAAGTTTTCAATAAAATTATTTATTCTTTCAGAAGTTAATTTATCTCCAAAGCATTTCAATTTATTATTTCCATCAATTGCAACAGAATAGTTTTTTATTTTTTTATATCCTGGATGTGTATTTGTGACATTTTCAGAAGCATTTTTTATTTCTAATATTCCTCTATAATCTACTGTTTTGTAAACTTTTATAGTCTGAGAAATTTTATTAACCCTCCCTATATCTTTGTCAGATAGAATTATGCGTTTATTTGTAATCTTATTTTTAGAAAATTCAGCAAAATTAACTCGCATATAAATACAATCTTTTTTAATTTTAATTCCGGTACCCAAGGCCTCAATAACTCCTCTCCCAAGATAGTCTTTTTTATCTCCACCCAAAATTAAAAATTGAGATAAATCAGATTCAGGTGCAATACCTTTAACAGGCCACATCAAACCATATAGACTCTTTCGAGCAAGATAATCCAAATTAGGGGTTTTAGCAACTTCTAATGGAGTTTTATTTCCTAATTCCTTTAGAGGTAAATCTGCCAAGCCATCAAGAATTATTATTATCTTCTTCAATATCACACCTCTATTTTGTATATTCTAATATAACTTATAATAGTTACGAAATGCTTATAACTCTTTAGGACTTATAAACTTTCTTATGCAACTAAAGTATAAGAATCAAGATTTTTTTGTTAAAGAAATTTTAGATATTAATAAATTCTTAGAAAAAGATGAAAAAGGTTGTTGTTATCATTATTTTATCTTAAAAAAAGATGGCTGGAATACTTTTGATATTTTAAGAAAACTTGCAGATATTCTAGATATTAACTTAAAAGACTTTGGATATGCAGGTAATAAAGACAAAGATGCAGTAACAGAACAATATATTTCAATAAGAACTTTTTCAAATCCAGAACAGAAATTAAAATCAATAAAACTCAAAGATGTTAGTTTTGAATATCTTGGTAAAGGTAAAAAACCTATTTCTTTAGGAGACTTAGAAGGAAACTTCTTTGATATTGTAGTTAGAAATCTAAAAAAGAAATATGAAGAAATTAAAAGTTTTAAAAATTATTATGGAGATCAAAGATTTGGAATGGATAAGAACAATATTATTATTGGTCGAGCTTTATTAAAAAAAGATTATAAAACTGTAACAGAACTATTAAAACTTAAACCTAAATACACAGACTATATTGCTGCTTTAAATGAATATGATAAAAGAGAGTTAAAATTCTATGTCTCTGCATTTCAATCTTATCTTTGGAATAGATTAGATAAACCCTTAGATGTAATTGGATTTGATTACGAAGGTGAAGAATACAATAATTTACTTGCTGGAGAAGGTTTAACAAAGAAAGATTTTATATTCAAAGAGCTTCCATTTTTAAGTGCAGATTCTTCAAAAAGAGTATATCAACAAGAAGTACAAATAGAAACTGTAAACTTTGCAGAAGACGAATTCTTTCCAAAATCATGGAAGCAAGAGATTAGATTCTTTTTACCTAAGGGATGTTATGCAACAGTTTTAGTAGAACAAATGTTTAAAGATTAGATTCTGGGCTCAGAAACCTTTATATACAACCTTTCTTTAATCTAAATAAGTAATTATATAAGTACTAAAATAAGTAAAAAAGTAAGTAAAAAATGCAGGCAAAATCCATAGAAAGGGGTATTTACAAACGTGGAAATAGTTTAGAAACCACTCTACCTAAGCCTTTAATACTTCATTTTAACCTTGATGACAATTTCTGTGCTGTCTTTAAAGTAATAAACTCTAATCGCACACTAATCCTTTTTGAAGATTATTTGAAAACAAATTCAACAAGAGAAATTAGAAGAAGAGTTTACAATCGTTCTGGAAGTTATGAAGTAACAATTCCAAAAGAACTTCTTTTCACATTAGATGAAAACAAACCAAAAAAAGCAATTTTCGAATTTGAAAATAATCAATGGTATTTAAAATTAAAAAATGAATAAAATAAGTAAAATTGGAATATTAGTATTTTTACTAGTCTCAATTATATTTACTTCAATATTTATTTTTGCAAACTCTGCACCAAATATTCATTATGCAGAACCTTCAACAGGAAATGTTTGGAGTAATTCAAAAAATCTTACAGATCAAACTTCTTATGCTCAAGATATACAAATTGCAATTGATAGTTCAGGAAATGTTCATGCGGTGTGGTCAGATACAGAATTAAACTCAGACACATCAAATACAGATGAAGTTCATTATTCTATGTATAATACAACTTCGAAAGCTTGGGAAAGAGATTCCTGGCCCTCAGTAGATATAAATTCTCCTTCATCAAATGCAAGTATTGCAGTAAACTCAACAGATTCACCATTTGTAGTTTGGATAGATTATAGGGACTCAGAAGCTCAAGGAAGAGTTTATTATAATATCTATGATGATGCTGCGCAAAATTGGACTAACAATTCTGTTTTAATGGATAATACTTCAGCAAGAGCATATTCGGTTGATGTTGCAATTGGATTTAATGATACTATCTTAGTCGTATGGGATGATGATAGAGATACAGATTTATCTGGAAATTATTTTGAAACTTATTATAGGCTATTTAATAATACAATGGAATGGGAAAATGAAACTAATTTAACTGTAGATGATGATTTAGATACAGGTATTCCAAAAGTTGTAGCAGGTTACGATGATATGTATTATATTGTTTACAATGATTTCGGAGATAATACCGCTTATGAAGTAGAACTTCGTACAATTAATGCAAGTAATAATTCTTATTCAGATATACCTCCTATAATAACCTCTCCAGATACTGCAAATTCTTTAAGAGCAGACTTAGCTGTTACAGTAGATAACACAGTTCATGTAGTCTGGGAAGATGCACGCGCAGGTGCTGAAGGAATCTATTATAGAACGTATAACCTTGAAACAGATACACTAGGTACAGAAACTTTCTTATCTGGAGGTTATGGTTCATCAGCCGTCAATCCTTCAATCTCTGCAAATGGAACTGATTTATTTGTTGTATGGAGATATACAAATGTTTCAACAAGAATGATTGCTTTAACAGAATATAAAAATAGTGCTTGGACAATACCTCAAAATATTTCAATAAATAGTGCAACTAATGCCGCAAAACCCGCAGTAGCTTCAGATAAAAATGGAAACGCTTATATTTTTGATTATGATGATTATCCTGGAATTTCAACAGATATACCAAATATATTCTTTTTTACTAAAACTAAATCAGAACTAGTAAATATTTCCAAAAGAAGTACAATTTCATTTAATATAACTGCAATAGACACAGACTCAGACGCAATTGACTACTTATGGTACTTTGATGATTATGGAAATGCAACTACAGATAACTTCACTTATATTTCAAATGGTTCAGATACAGGATGGCATAATATAACTGTTTATGTAAATTCTTCAAATCAATTAGCTACAACAGACTTTTGGAATTTAAGTATATATAATATTATTCCAACTTGTGCAGTCATTCCAACAACAAGTTGGGTACAAGACACTTCACAAACTTTGAATTTAAGTCTATATATTACAGATTTAGATGAAGATGCAATTAATTATACTTATACAGAAGTAGATAATATTGCAATTGCTACAGACAATGATACTGAGATTGCAACTCTTACACCAACAGCAGGATGGACAGGTTCAGTAGGAATAGTTTTCTCGGGGTGGGATGAAGAAAACGAAGGCGTAGATTGTAGTAATGCTACATTTACAGTAACTGCTTCAACACCAACATCCACTCCAGGTGGAGGTTCTTCTGGCGGTGGTGGTGGAGGATCTTCAACAATCTTATCTTGTACAAAACAATGGTCTTGTAGTCAATGGTCTGATTGTACAGAAAAAGGAATTCAAACAAGAACTTGTTCATGTTCTTGCTCAGATGGAAAATGCTTGGGGGATCATTCAGAATTCAAATTCTGCAGTTATTCCTATGAAATACCTTACGAATTAAAATCCCCTCTTGAAGAAGGTATTGAAAAAATGTTAAAACAATCAGGTTTAGATTTATCTTTATACCCTGGAATTACAGATAAACTAGAAAAAGATTTAGCAGAATTATTAAAAAAATATAGTTATGAAGATAAACCAAAAATAAACTTCAAATATGGCGATGAAGGTTTCTCAATTACTGCCGATGATGTAACTATAGATGTAAAATTAAATAAAGACAATGAAGGAATTTTCACAAAGCCTTCTTTAGACGTTAATATTAACACAACTAAAGGCACATCACACACAGAAGTTCCATCAAAAAGATATTCAATTATAAAGGATTCTTTCTGGATATTAATTATTTTAGTAATTATATTACTTTTATTATTAATATATGTTTTAATAAAAGATAAAAATGAAAGATGGCATATTTACTTATGGGGAAGAGCACCAATTTCCAAATGGAAAGAAGAGTGTTCAAAAATAAAAGAACTAGTTAATAAAGGAAATTATTTTGATTCAATGAAAAGATACAAACAAATTTCAACAGTTTATAAAAAACTTCCTAAATATTATAAGAATTTTGATTCATTCGGAGAAATACATAATCTTCTTATAGATACATATAAAACTATTTCATTAAGATTCTTTAAATCAGAAAAAATGCCTGAGTCAAGAGAAGGACAATGGCGTTTAGTATTTAACGAAAAAATTATAAAAGAAAGATTAGAAAGGTTGGACAGTTTATTAAAACAAGAAAACCTAAACCAATTTGTATTAGAATTCGCATCTTTATTAAAACAATACAAGAAATATTTAGATAATTCCCCGAAACAGGGCCAATTCCATAGCCAAATGGTTAAATTAGGCAAAGTTTTAGACGAAAAACTTTTAGAAGAGGAAAAACTAAGATTTAATAAGATTAATAGACTTGTCGATATAAATAGAGCGAGTGAAGCCCATATACTATTAAATAAGGCACCCATGGGTTTATTTAGCATTTTAACTATTGAGGATCGCAAATCTATAGAAGAGATAATCAAAGAGTCAAGAAAGAAGCTTCAAAATGCTACGCTAACAAAAAAACATGAAACTAAATAAATATATAATTGCATTGATTTTTGTAATCCTTCTATCCAGATTTATCTTCGAGTTTTCAACACCTGAGTTTAGTAATGGAAAGTCTTATTTTTATATAAAGCAAATAGAAAGTATCAAAGATACAGGTAAAGTTTCTCAGACAGAAGCTCAGAATATAAATTTGCTTACTCTTTCCCCATTATTTTCCTATCTATTAGTACCTTTTTCAATATTTGGAAATGGGGGTATTAAAATATTTATATCTTTACTAATTGTATTTGCAGCAATAGTTTTATTTTATTTTTCAAAATTATTTTGTAAAGACGAAAAAATTTGTTTTATCTCAACTTTACTTTTTAGTTTTTCCCCCGTATTATTTAAAATAACCTTAAACAAAATATCTCTTATTCCTATCATTTTATTTTTAATGCTTGGAATAATTTATTTTTCTTTAAATCTCAAATTTAAAAACAATATAACCTATTTTATTATACTTTCATTTATATTGGCCTTAATCTCTCCAATGTCCATTTTAATTGCTTTTGCATTAATAATTTATTTATTACTTATGTTATCTGAGTCAATGAAACTTGAAAGACTTAAAGGAGAAGCGATTATTTTCTGTATCTTTGCAATTATATTCTCCAATCTTTTAATTTATAAGAATGTTTTATTTAGTTCAGGATTACAAGGATTAACGCAGAATACTCCTTTAGATCCATTAAACATAGAATTTGCTAGTCTAAGTATAATAAATCTAATTTTAAGTGTAGGAGTTTTAATCTTAATCTTTGGCATAATTGGTTTAATAGCTTCAATCTATTCAAAACCTCCAGAGTATGTTCTTATAAACTTAGCATTCATAATCTCAACAATTATACTTCTCATATCCAGGACTATCAACCCCTATATCGGTTTACTCATTTTAATAGCTCCACTAACATTATTTTCTGCAAAAGGGCTTGAATTATTATATGAATATTATAAAAAAACCAAACTTATTAGATTTAAAAGAGGTTTTTATATATTTATTATCCTTTTATTTTTAATTTCAAATGTTTATCTTAGTTTAGATGCAGGAAATCAAACTATAAAAAATTCAATTACTTCAGAAGAAATAAATACTCTTCAATGGTTAAAGGATAACCTCCCAAAATCTGCTCTTATTTTAACCTCGCCAGAAGAAAGCCATCTTATAACTTATTTTATAGAAAGAAAAACCGTTTGGGATGATTATACTCTTTCTAGAATAGAAATAGAAGAAAAAACAAAAGATATACAAACTATTTATACCACCAATTCAGAAACAAAGGCATTAAATTTAATAAAAAAGTATGAGATAAATTATATATATTTTTCAAATTTAACAAAAGAAAAATATTTAGTTAAAGAAATAGAATATGCAAATGACAAAACTTGCTTTGAAAGAATCAGGAATGGAAACCCAGAAATCATCAAAATCCAGTGCTAAACTAATAACCTATCTTGCACTGGTTTTGTTCTGTCTAGTTATACTTCTCTTGCCTAATATTCTTAGAAACTCAGAATATCCACCTGGAGAAGAAGCTTACTATCACTACAGATTTGCAAAAATGTTGGGGGCAGAAAAAATATCTGATAACTTAAGTTATTCAGGCAGGGACAATTTTATGCCTCTTTCCACACCTTATTTATTGTATATTTTAAATAAGACTTTTAATATAGGTCTATTTAATGCAGGAAGAATTTTCTTATTAATTCTAGGTTTGATTAGTTTCACTTTCTTTTATTTAATTTTAGAAAAATTTGAATATAATATAAAATCCTTAAGCTCTTTAATATTAATAATTTCTCCACCCTTTATTTATCTTTACACAGTTTTAACCAGATTTGCATTACCAATTACTTTACTTTTGATTATTATTTACCTTTTTATAAAAAACAAAAAAAATCTTTTTATCATCTTAAATATACTGTTAGCTTTAGTAGATATTTATTTTGCATTAATTTGTATAACTGGATTTTTATTGGTTTCACTTTTCTATAAGAAAGCAGATACAAAAAAGACACTCATCCTACTAGTTTTAGAATTGGCATTAGTCCCTATACTTTGGAATTTTTTTGCACCAACCAATTCAGTAATTCAACTTAGAACATTAATTTTTGATTTTGGTGCTACTTATGGATTAAGTTTATTTGCTAT
This Candidatus Woesearchaeota archaeon DNA region includes the following protein-coding sequences:
- the truD gene encoding tRNA pseudouridine(13) synthase TruD codes for the protein MQLKYKNQDFFVKEILDINKFLEKDEKGCCYHYFILKKDGWNTFDILRKLADILDINLKDFGYAGNKDKDAVTEQYISIRTFSNPEQKLKSIKLKDVSFEYLGKGKKPISLGDLEGNFFDIVVRNLKKKYEEIKSFKNYYGDQRFGMDKNNIIIGRALLKKDYKTVTELLKLKPKYTDYIAALNEYDKRELKFYVSAFQSYLWNRLDKPLDVIGFDYEGEEYNNLLAGEGLTKKDFIFKELPFLSADSSKRVYQQEVQIETVNFAEDEFFPKSWKQEIRFFLPKGCYATVLVEQMFKD
- a CDS encoding thrombospondin type-1 domain-containing protein, producing MNKISKIGILVFLLVSIIFTSIFIFANSAPNIHYAEPSTGNVWSNSKNLTDQTSYAQDIQIAIDSSGNVHAVWSDTELNSDTSNTDEVHYSMYNTTSKAWERDSWPSVDINSPSSNASIAVNSTDSPFVVWIDYRDSEAQGRVYYNIYDDAAQNWTNNSVLMDNTSARAYSVDVAIGFNDTILVVWDDDRDTDLSGNYFETYYRLFNNTMEWENETNLTVDDDLDTGIPKVVAGYDDMYYIVYNDFGDNTAYEVELRTINASNNSYSDIPPIITSPDTANSLRADLAVTVDNTVHVVWEDARAGAEGIYYRTYNLETDTLGTETFLSGGYGSSAVNPSISANGTDLFVVWRYTNVSTRMIALTEYKNSAWTIPQNISINSATNAAKPAVASDKNGNAYIFDYDDYPGISTDIPNIFFFTKTKSELVNISKRSTISFNITAIDTDSDAIDYLWYFDDYGNATTDNFTYISNGSDTGWHNITVYVNSSNQLATTDFWNLSIYNIIPTCAVIPTTSWVQDTSQTLNLSLYITDLDEDAINYTYTEVDNIAIATDNDTEIATLTPTAGWTGSVGIVFSGWDEENEGVDCSNATFTVTASTPTSTPGGGSSGGGGGGSSTILSCTKQWSCSQWSDCTEKGIQTRTCSCSCSDGKCLGDHSEFKFCSYSYEIPYELKSPLEEGIEKMLKQSGLDLSLYPGITDKLEKDLAELLKKYSYEDKPKINFKYGDEGFSITADDVTIDVKLNKDNEGIFTKPSLDVNINTTKGTSHTEVPSKRYSIIKDSFWILIILVIILLLLLIYVLIKDKNERWHIYLWGRAPISKWKEECSKIKELVNKGNYFDSMKRYKQISTVYKKLPKYYKNFDSFGEIHNLLIDTYKTISLRFFKSEKMPESREGQWRLVFNEKIIKERLERLDSLLKQENLNQFVLEFASLLKQYKKYLDNSPKQGQFHSQMVKLGKVLDEKLLEEEKLRFNKINRLVDINRASEAHILLNKAPMGLFSILTIEDRKSIEEIIKESRKKLQNATLTKKHETK